The sequence cagagagagaaaagTGAAATACGATAATTACCCGCTCCATGATACCGCCATTCTTTTCCATATCCGGTGCTGCCCCAAACTCAAGAAATCAATCGGCTGTAAATGtaattgagaaataaaaaattaaaaagacaaaaaagaatTCAGAAAAAATAGAAACCCAAAATTTGACGGGAGATGGTGATGAGGGTGAAGGCGTACATTATCGTAAACAGGAGCAATGCGGTTAAACAGCGCCTGGCGTTCGTCGGCACATCGAACCGATCGAGATCTGGAGGGTAAAGCGAGCAGATTGGGATTAGAAGATGGGCGAAGGAGGAACTGAAGTGAAGCCATAGGAGGTGAGTATATCTCCTCTCCGCCCGGTGCAATGAAAACAGAAAACTAAAAACTCTAATCTATATGCTTCCTCAAATTAAATCCAATCACCAATCCCGATATGACGTAATCTGGTTTTCCCTTAAGCCTACTCCACAGTTCACATTAGGGCTTGGGGTTGATCTTCAACAGTCAAATTTACTTGCCATGGAAAGGGCGCTATTTACAATTATGAATTAGGGCTGATTAACGCACAGGATCAAAGTTCAACATATTTAGCATAATTGATGCTAACaacatgaaatatgaaaaacaaaatatccttgatcgaaataaaaaattaaaagaaaaaaaaagtgaatatgCTTTGGGGTCTCATTCTTTACTTTCACTCCCCGTTTTGATATCTAAGTGTCacatttatttcacattttaatttcttttataaaaatattttaatgttttttaatttctctttttattaaaaaataatgaaaaatgaatcCACAATCAACATATTaataaacttttaattatatcttttaaattttaaaattttctaatttaattt is a genomic window of Vitis riparia cultivar Riparia Gloire de Montpellier isolate 1030 chromosome 1, EGFV_Vit.rip_1.0, whole genome shotgun sequence containing:
- the LOC117908250 gene encoding 2-phytyl-1,4-beta-naphthoquinone methyltransferase, chloroplastic-like isoform X3 is translated as MASLQFLLRPSSNPNLLALPSRSRSVRCADERQALFNRIAPVYDNPIDFLSLGQHRIWKRMAVSWSGAKRGDNVLDLCCGSGDLAFLLSERVGSDGKVIDFDFSRERLSVASSQQHLLSKACYKNIE
- the LOC117908250 gene encoding 2-phytyl-1,4-beta-naphthoquinone methyltransferase, chloroplastic-like isoform X4, translating into MASLQFLLRPSSNPNLLALPSRSRSVRCADERQALFNRIAPVYDNPIDFLSLGQHRIWKRMAVSWSGAKRGDNVLDLCCGSGDLAFLLSERVGSDGKYLNFCR